CAAACAGATATTATCTCGATATAATACGACCATACAAATGAATAGGAAAAAGACTCATATAATCGTGGGAATAAGGCCCACAAGTTTCTACCGGATTTCCGTAAAATATCCGACTATGAGTGAGATATTAAACAAGGACTTCTATATTAATAGTCTTGTTTAAGTTTTCTTTTGGTATAAAAGCCTAAAGGTCACAGTCTCACTCTATTTGAGTGGAGAGGCCTTTAGGCTTTTTTGTTTAATTAGAGTGAGAGTGAGGCGCTACAAGAGAAAGGGGATCACTGTGGAAGCTTTAAAGGAAAAGATATTAAGAGAAGGTATTGTCCTATCAGATTCAGTACTTAAGGTTGATTCGTTTTTAAATCACCAAATTGATGCACATTTAATGATGGAAATAGGAAAAGAGTTTGCTAATCTTTTTAAATCTGAAGGGATCACAAAAATATTAACCATCGAATCATCTGGGATTGCCCCAAGTGTCATGACTGGATTAATGCTAAACGTACCAGTCGTTTTTGCAAGAAAAAGAAAATCACTGACGCTAGCAGGTGACCTATTAACGAGCCAGGTTCACTCTTTTACGAAAAATGAAACGAATGAAATCTCCGTTTCCCAAAAATATTTATTAGAAGGAGATCGTGTCCTGATTATCGATGACTTCCTAGCGAATGGACAAGCTGCACTTGGTTTAGCTGACATTGTGGCCCAAGCCAATGCAGAAATCGTAGGTTTTGGGATTGTTATCGAAAAATCCTTTCAAGAAGGTGGACAGATGCTTCGCAATAAAGGTTACCGAGTAGAATCTTTAGCCGAAGTTCAATCGTTACAAAATGGTCAAGTTCAATTTATTAATAGGAAAGTGGAGGAATTAGCATAATGAAACAGCAACCAATTAAAATTGCCTCACTAGCAATTCAACACGTATTGGCGATGTACGCTGGAGCCGTTATTGTACCGTTAATTGTTGGGGAGCAATCGGATTAACGGGGGAACAATTAACCTACTTAGTTTCCATTGATATCCTTATGTGTGGGATTGCCACAATTCTTCAAGTGTGGGGAAATCGCTTTTTTGGAATTGGCTTACCTGTTGTGCTTGGCTGTACCTTTACGGCAGTTGGACCGATGATCGCAATTGGAGCTCAATATGGAGTTTCTTCTATTTACGGTTCAATTATTATTTCCGGTTTAATCGTCATTCTTATTTCAACATTCTTCGGAAAACTGGCTCGATTTTTCCCACCAGTGGTTACTGGTTCAGTCGTTATGATTATCGGTATTACCCTCATCCCTGTTGCCATGAATAATGTTGCAGGTGGACAAGGAAGCAGTGATTTTGGTTCTTATTCAAATCTAGCTTTAGCGTTTGGTACATTAGCATTTATTCTTATTCTATATAAATTTGCTAAAGGGTTTCTACGTTCCATTTCGATTCTTGTTGGTCTCGCAGGAGGAACAATTGTCGCTTATGCAATGGGTAAAGTTGATTTTTCGGCTGTTGGTGATGCATCGTGGGTTCACCTTCCTAAGATGTTTTACTTTGGAACACCAACATTTGAATTAACACCAATATTAACGATGACGCTTGTTGCCATTGTTAGCTTAGTTGAATCTACTGGCGTATATTTTGCGTTATCCGATATTTGTAATCAAAAACTATCCGATAAAGATTTAGCTAACGGATACCGCGCTGAAGGGTTAGCGATTATTCTTGGTGGCTTATTCAATGCCTTCCCATATACAACTTATTCACAAAACGTCGGACTACTGCAATTATCAGGTGTGAAAAGCAGAAATGTTATTTATGTTGCTGGAGCATTTCTAGTAATCTTAGGATTAGTTCCGAAAATTGGGGCGCTTACTACAGTCATTCCAACTCCTGTGCTTGGTGGAGCGATGGTGGCGATGTTTGGAATGGTCATTGCATATGGCATCAAAATGCTAAGCAAAGTAGAATTTGCAAGTCAAGAAAATCTATTAATCATTGCTTGCTCCGTTGGAATGGGTCTAGGCGTTACAGCTGTTCCTGATTTATTTTCAAAGCTTCCAGAAAACATTCAGATTTTAACGGACAATGGGATTGTTGCGGGTAGCTTAACCGCGATCGTCTTGAATATCGTGTTTAACGTTTTAACAGTAAAAAAGTCTGCTGAAATGAGCCAGCTTTCAGAACAAAAAGCGGTTTAATAAAATAATTTTTCCATTCGACTCCAGTCACAATTGTTAAAGCATCCGAATATACTAAAACAAACTGTTTACGAACAGGAAGTGACGGTGCAAAATGGAAAAATACTATTGTGAAAGTTGCAGGCTTTTATATGATCATATTAAAACATGTCAGGTTTGTGGTGAATTAGCAGAAAATAAAATTTTTATTGAAGTACAGATGCAGGAAAACCTAAACACGTTTTATTCTAATGATTAACTGGTAAAGATTTCATCGTGACCAAAGCGGACACGGCTATTATAATAAAAGAGCACAACAACATTCTTCAAAACGTTCTTGCTTCCTTCTCGATGAGGGAAGCTTTTTTTATGCGTTAAACGTAAAACAAAATGTTAAAAAAGTGTGGCAATTTAAAAATTCCATTGAAAACGATTTTCACTTATGCTATCATAATCAATGAAAATAATTATCAATTACATTCACCTAAGGTGGTGTTACATATGCTTGCAATGCTAATCGCTTCGACTGTTGTTGGCTATTCCTTTTTA
The DNA window shown above is from Bacillus sp. T3 and carries:
- a CDS encoding xanthine phosphoribosyltransferase, which codes for MEALKEKILREGIVLSDSVLKVDSFLNHQIDAHLMMEIGKEFANLFKSEGITKILTIESSGIAPSVMTGLMLNVPVVFARKRKSLTLAGDLLTSQVHSFTKNETNEISVSQKYLLEGDRVLIIDDFLANGQAALGLADIVAQANAEIVGFGIVIEKSFQEGGQMLRNKGYRVESLAEVQSLQNGQVQFINRKVEELA